Genomic DNA from Geminocystis sp. M7585_C2015_104:
CAGTGAATTCCTCTGGGGATTGTCCCTTGTCTTCCAACAATTCTCCCAATTCGGTGTCATTGTTATCCCCCACCTTCAAGTCCAGGGAGAGGGGTTGACGGGCCTTTCCTAGGAATTCCTTGACTTGTTCGGGTGTCAATTCTAAGGCTTCAGCCAATTCCGCCAAGGTAGCAGGGCGTCCTTTTTCCTCTGAGAGTTTACGCTGGGTTTGACGGATTTTGTTCAGTTTTTCGGTGATATGTAGGGGCAGACGGATAGCCCTACTCTTTTCGGCAATTGCTCTAGTTATGGCCTGACGAATCCACCAGTAAGCATAGGTGGAAAAACGATAACCCTTGGTGGGGTCAAATTTTTCTACCCCCCTTTGCATGCCAATGGTGCCTTCTTGGATTAAGTCTAATAAATCCAGGTTGTTTTTCACATATTTTTTGGCAATAGATACCACCAAGCGGAGATTGGCCTCTACCATTTTCCGTTTTGCCCTTTCTCCCTTGCTTATTTTTTGTTCTAATTCTTTTTCCGAGATTTTGGCTGCCTGGGCCCATTCGCTTCTAGTCGGTTCCCTTCCCAATTCTTTTTTCAATTTTTCCCTCTTCTTCTCCAAGGCAACCAACTGTTGAATATCCTTTGCCAAAAGAATTTCTTCCTCTTTGCTTAACAGAGGGATACGTCCTATTTCCTTCAAATAAACCCTTATGGTATCAATATTCTTTGTTACTGCTTGCATATTTTCTCCCCGACAAATACGCTCTCTTACAACAATGAGATTGCAGAATTATTTATTATACAAAAAAAATAGTATTTCCCGACACTGTTTTCCTGTTTTTTGCCTAACCCTAGTGCCCCACCCCGACAACGGGCTTCGTCTGAAAAGAGTATTCCAGGGCACACCAGCACAGCTTACACCTTATTATGATAGAACACCTCTTTAACTTTTGTGAACTTCTTTTGACTATTTTTTTTCTCCTTCCCCTTCTCCACCTAGTTGAAACACTATATATCTATTAAACCATCTAGCGATTTTTCTTAAATAGAGACTTCACTTTTCTTTACAAAGGTTGTATTTTGGGAAGAGAGGCTTAAAGATAAAACATAGAACCTTACTGAAATTAAGAGGGGTGTATGGTAACTACAAAAGCAACTGGTCCAATGGACTGGACGAGCAAATTAATCAATAGCCTACTAGCGATAAAACCAATCCATGACTGGGCAAGGGGTAGGGCAAGGGACATGATTGTGAAGAGGGCCTACAAAATAGGTGTGCCCTGGCATGAGAGGCTGAAAGCCCTCAAGGAGAACAACGATTGGGAGAAGGAAATGACCCAAGTGGTGAATGAGAGGGTAAAGTACCCCCCCTATTATCTTACATCATTTCACTCCTATGACAAGGGGAATTTGGAATGGGATGCGGCTTGGGAGTTGGAGTGTGCCTCTTACAGTGTTCATTCTACCGTTTATAGCAAGACGCCCTCAATAGATGGGGACAGGCTGTTGAGGAGCAATTATTGTCAACAGTTGCAAAAACAGCTGGCCTATAGGCCCCAGAAGATTTTAGACATTGGCTGTGGGGTTGGTTTGAGCACTTTTGCCCTCAGTGAGGCTTTTCCCGACAGTGAGATTACAGGATTGGATTTATCTCCCTACTTCTTAGCGGTGGCTAGTCATCAGAGTAGACAAAAAGGGAAGAAAATCCGGTGGTTACATGGTGCGGCAGAAGAAACTGGTTTGCCGGCTGAATCCTTTGATTTAGTGTCGGCCTTCCTGCTGTTTCACGAGTTGCCTCAGATAGCCGCCAAAAATATCATCAGGGAAGCGAGAAGGATTTTGAGACGGGGGGGTTACTTTGCGATGATGGACATGAATCCTCAGTCGGAGGTATACAAGAAGATGCCCCGTTATGTTTTTACTCTCCTTAAAAGCACAGAACCCTACTTAGACGAGTATTTTACCCTGGACATAGAATCAGCGCTGATGGATGCTGGCTTTGAAAAACCAACCATCACCCCCATCAGTGTCCGTCACCGGGTGGTAGTAGCCAAGAAACTGTGAGGCGGTTGTAGTTATTTTACTCCCTAGGCATGGCAGAGAAGATGGCGTCAGCGTCGAGGGTGATGATGATGTCGCCATTATCCTTCAGCCAGTAGCCTCGGAGAAAGGGGGCCAATTCAGGGGTAACCACGGAAGCGGGGGGAGAGTGTATTTGCCCTGGATTGCACAATTCAATATCATTGACTTCACTTACCACCAAGCCTAACAAATCCCCTGTGGCTTGAATTCTGGGGTTTTGCTGGCTGGGGTGAATAACAATTGCTTTGTGAGAGGATGTTACAGAAGCTTGTTGATGCCAGGGGGTAAACCCCAAAAGATGCCCCAAGTCTATCATCCAAATGATCTGCCCCCGCCAATTGTAAATTCCCATAACCCAAGGGGGCAATTCTGGGATGGGCACAATTTGGCCGAAGGGGATTTTTAAGACGGCGGCGATTTCCCTGAGAGAGATCATTAAATGGGTATCTGGGAGGAGGAGAAAGCGTAAGAATTGTTGTTCCCTGTAGGTATCTGTCTTCCCCGAGATGGAGCCTTTTGTTTGTGTCATGCCTTTTTGGGGTTTTTGAATTATACTAGCAAAAAAAACAGGGCAACCCCACCCCATCAAGTCCTTTAGGGGATATTACCTGGTGATGTTCGGTGCAGGGAGTGTTGTAGATATGACTTCGGCATGGCAGATTAGGCCGCTCAGGTAATAAGTAGGTAATAAGGAAGTAGGGGGGGGAGAATTCAGCGGAGGAGTTTTTTGACGGCGTCCAGGAATTCCTCCTTATTGATAGGTTTGGCAATGTAGGCGTCTGCACCCTGTTTCATTCCCCAAAACTTGTCCATTTCACTCCCCTTGGTGGAGCAGATGATAATGGGGATTTTGTTTGTTTCTTCGTTAGATTTTAATTCCCTGCACACTTCAAAGCCACTCTTGCCCGGCAGTACCACATCAAGTACTATAAGATCCGGGTGACTGGCATGGATTTTTTCAAGGGCTTCCTCACCGGTTTCGGCGGTAGAGACGGTTATGCCCAATTCTTGGAGATAACTGCTGAGGATTTTTCTTTCGGTGGCAGAATCGTCAACCACTAGTACGCTTCCCATATTCTTACCTCTGTATTTTGGACTGGAGTGTTTGTCTTATTTACAATTTAAATACTATTTATCATACAACAACACCCGTTGAACAGTTGTCTAGGCTTGCGGGGGAGTAACCCCTAACTTCAGGTGTTTACGTATGGTTTCTAGGACGAGATTGGCATCGATGGGTTTGCTCAGGAAGTCAGAAGAGCCCACCATTTTGGCCCTTACTCTATCTACTATACCATCATTGCCGGTCAGGATTACAATGGGGGTGTTCTTAAAAAATGTTAACTTGCGCAACTGACTGCAAATTTCATAGCCGTTAGCATTGGGCATGACCAGATCTAAAAAAATGAGGTCTGGCTTTTTAGACAGTAGAATAGCAATAGCCCTCAAAGCGTCATTGATTCCGATAAAATTATAACCGGCGCCGGTGATTATTTTTTCCATGGTCTGACAGATGAGTGGGCTGTCGTCGATGCAGGCTATGGTAATTTTCTGATTTACCGTTTCGGCTTCCGGTTTTGAGATTTTCGGCGGAGGTAAATCGGGAATTTCTACGAGTCGGACGAAACCCCTTTGAACGTAGGGCAATAGGGAACGGGTTACTGTCACTACGTCTTTCTTCATTCGTATTGACAGATCCCTAAGGGTGTGTTGCCCGTCTAAAAGCTGACAGAGAGTTTGATATACCTGGGGTTTAGTTTGTTGTTTTAATTCCTGGGGCTGGGCGATGACAGGCGCCATGTCCGGGGAGCGATCGGCTATTTTGGCGGCCTGCCAGGCATGCCACAGCTTCTGGGCCTCGGCGATTAATTGTTCTGCATCCAGCAACACTAAACGGGTGGGGAAGGGCAAATCCTTGTCGGGTTTCAGTTGACAACTCACCTGCATTGCCTGGGTCATGTCGAACAAAACCTCTACAATCGTGCTACGAACAAATTTAGAGGCCTGTTCGAGGGTAATTTTTTCCTTATCCACCCAGAAGCACAACAACTCATATTCCCAACAGTCATCCTCCCCCTGGATTTGTATTTGGTCCAACTCCTCTTGTATGGCGGCCATTTGGGAGGGCATATTTGGCAGATAGGCAATCACATTACGCCGCCATCGCCGCACGGGGTGATTTCCGCCCGTGGCATATACTAATCTTCCCAGATATAGATAGAATACCCACTGAACGTTTTTTGGCCCTGTAAACAGCAATCTGCCCGTGAAACGGGGCTGTTTCAGGTTTTCAAAAAACCCCGCCTGTTTTGCGGCATTGAACTCTCTAAAGGGTATTACATTTGAAGACTTTTCTTGATTGGAAGTCATCTACCTCAGTTCACTCAAGTCCTGACGACAGCTTCTACGGCAATAACAATGGAATTCTGATTGCCTACTACCATGATAAGAGTAAATTAACCAATCAGGCCAAATACATTTTTATTTCTATTCTACAATCTGATTGGGGGAATAGGAGATGGGGGTTGAAAGTCAGGGGATAGATATATTGCCATATGCCCATAACTGTAATGTGGAGTTCTATAATGATAAACTGGTGTGTCAAAGTGCGTTTAATTCTTTTTCGTCTACCAGAAAGGTACAAGGTTTGGAAAGGGCTTTTGCCAAAAGTTGGAGGTATTCTTTGTGGCTGACTACATAGGCGCCGAATCTTTCTAGATGGGGATTTTGCAGCTGGGCGTCGAATAGGACAAAGCCTTGTTTTCTTAGGTGGGCTACTAGTTTTACCATTGCTACTTTTGAAGCATTAGGGACATTGTAAAACATAGATTCCCCGATGAATGCCCCCCTGAGCACAATGCCGAGGATACCGCCCGCCAGTTGTCCATCCAACCAGGTTTCGAAACTATAGGCCCATCCGGCTTTGTTCAATTCTAGGTATATTTCTATCAATTCTGGTGAAATCCAAGTGGTTGGACGATTAGCACAGCCGAGACATACACCTAGAAAATCACGATTAATTGCCACAGAAAAACAATTTTTATTGAGGATACGGCGTAGAGATTTAGGATAACGAAATCTATCATCGAGGGGGATAAGAGCGCGACGATTACTGGAATACCAGGCTAGACGTTGATTCTCGTCTGCCATGAGGAAGTTTCCCTGGGCGTATCCCTGAATGATGGTGGCGATGTCAATCATAAACGAGGGATTGGATGTGTATAATTAGGGCAAAGGTAATATCTAATTTAATCATGTCTTTGCCGATTCCACCGATTATCCTGCCACCACTAGAAGATGCTCAAACTGAGAGAATTTGGTTACAAAAGACTTTAAGGGATTGGTTGGACAACGAGTTTATCCCAGAGGTGGTGAATGAGACTATTGCCAGTAGAGCGGCAGATATTTATATTCGTCATCGTCTAGAGGGGGAGAATGAGTTGGGAGCGATTTTAATTGCCATTGTAACCGAGATGAGATTTTTTGATTTTAGTAACAGTTTTTATAGTGAATTTGCCGTTGCCAATGCGGTGAGTGACATTCTGCTGTGCCGATTGGGCAGGGATATTTGCTGTGGAAATCAACAAGAAGATAAACAACAAAAGCAAACATAGCCCCCTTACCATTTGAATATAAAGGGGACTATATAGGACAAACTGAAATTAGGAGAAAAAAGGGCAACGGCCAAGACGGCTAAACGGTACAAAACATATAAAAATTAGCCCATAGCCTTGGCAAAGTTTTCAGCAACAAAGTCCCAGTTGATGAGTTTGGTAATAAAATCGTTGATATAATCGGGACGACGGTTTTGATAGTCAAGGTAGTAGGCGTGTTCCCATACATCCATGGTAAGAAGGGGTATTTGGCCACTAGTCATGGGGTTGTCGGCGTTGGGGGTTTTAGTGACTTTCAGTTTGCCATTGTCTAATACCAACCAAGCCCAACCACTGCCGAATTGAGTGGCACCAGCGGTTTTGAACTCCTCTACGAACTTTTCAAAACTGCCAAAGTCTTCATTGATCTTATCAGCCAAAGGCCCAGTGGGACTACCACCGCCATTGGGTTTCATGCAAAGCCAATAGAAGGTGTGATTCCAGGCTTGGGCGGCATTATTAAATATACCAACCTTGGTGGGATCCCCGGCGGTAATTTTAATAACCTCTTCCAGGGGTTTATTGTCTAAGTCAGTCCCAGCCACCGCCTGATTGAAGTTGTTGACATAGGCGGCATGGTGTTTGTCGTGGTGGAATTCCAAAGTCCTTCTGGAAATGTATGGTTCTAGGGCAGAATAGTCGTAAGGGAGAGCGGGCAATTGATAAGCCATAGGATGTTGTGTATCTCGGTTACTAGTGACGATCCTAGCGGAAGAAGCACCTAGATACAACAGGATATAATCTAAACTGATAGTAAACCGTGAAAACTAAAGTAATTGTTATCTGTGCTTATAAACCTAGAGGATGTAAGTATAGTAGAGGCATTGGCAATTCTATCCGCCTCGGCAGCGGGGGGATTGAGAGTGGGGTTGCCCCTGTTAATTGTATTACTGGTGCGTCTGGAAAGAAGGGACATTTCCATTGTCTCCTCCTTGCACTTCCAGGTGATTGTGGGAATCCTTATCAGTTGGTCATTGTTCGAGTTGGTGGGGAATAAGAAACTAGTAGGGTTTAGAGCCATTCAAATAGTACAATTGTTGACCAGTCCGCTGGTAGGGGGTTTTTTGGCGGTGACAGTGGCCCGGTTATTGGCTGTGTCTCTATCTCCGGTTTGGTTATTGGGGTTGGTAGGGGGGTTATTAGCCTTGGTATTAAAACTGGTACAAGTAGGTTGGTTTTTCCGTTTAGGCAGAATACCCCTGGTGGTAATTTTCATTGAGGATTTACTATCAGTACTATTGATAATCTTCTCCCTAAAGGCGCCCAAGCATGGGGGGTTAATTGCCCTATTACTACTATGGATTGCCCTTCGTAGCTCCACTGAATGGCGACATCAATACCTACGGGGGAGGAAAAAGAACACCCACAACCCACCCCATCCTAACTGTGGGTAATGGACGCCGATAGAAGTACAGGGTTCACTCCTCGTTGCCACTCCCCCTCTAGTGGTAGCGAGGCACCCTTGTGGTACTATTTAATTTTTATTGTATTGGGGCCTACACAGTCGGCGTCGGGGGTGTCCCCCACATTCACAGATCCGTTCACGTCTAGGGATTGACAAAGGGAGATAGCATAACTGCCACTGTTGTGGTACACCCCAATAGCATAGTTACGCACCTGATCTTTTTCCGGATTCACGGCCTGTGCCTGGTGTTTAACATAGTCATTCTGCCATGTTGTATTAATCTGGTAGTATTTTTCTGGAATGCTGATACCCAGTTTACTAACATCGTCGGCGAATTCTCCATGTTCCCAGTGGTAGGCTTGTTGTCCTCTGGCAATGGCTCCCAGGTTATTTTTAGCTTCTGTTTCCCTTGCCCTGCCTACTTGGTATATATAGTTTTGCATTCCAATGGCCGCCAAAATACCTATGATTATTGTTGTCACCAGTAATTCCACCAAGGTGAAGCCTTTTTCTTTTCCATTCCCCATCCACTGGCACAGTCGGGGTAATAGCCAATACCCAGTCATTGTCTGTTTCTCCCTCGTCATTGGCCTCTTTTAGTGCCAGTTTACCCAACCCTCTCCTTTTTCCTATCCTTCAACCCCAGGATTTTCGCCATTATTTATTTTTTTTTTATAAAATCTCTGTAATATTACATAATGAACATCACGTCCGGTATTTTTCTCCTCTTTTTCCCTCTCAGCCATAATGGGCCAGGGATTTTAACAATGGCAGTACTATACAGTCATAGGCTCGTCCCCCAACCGCGGCTCGTGCTATCACGGAAATTCCCCTTTTGTCAAGTTTGGGGGAAGATTTCTTTGATGAAAACCGGTTTGACAATAATCTCCAACAAACCGGTGAAGATAACTGACAGGATTATGTTCAATCTTGCTTTTACGCTGTTTATCCTTTTGTTCAAATTGGTTTGTGTACCATCTATTCTCTTTTTCAGATTAGCCTCTATGGTGTCAATTCTCCTGTCAAGATTATTTTGTCCCTCCTTGAGAATGGCCACGTCCACTCTTACCCGATTTATCTGTTTTTCTAAACAGCCCAGCCTATTTGATATCTTGTCTATGTTGCCGTCAATCTTGTTTAAAATCTCTACCAGACTTACCTCTGTTGTTTGATTTATTTTTTTCTCCTTTTCCCCCCTTTTGGGGGTTATTGATTATTTTTATCATTTAAACCAGGCGCAAGAAAAACCCTGACAAAGGGCCCCTACTAAATACCAGCCACCCCCCGCCGCCCCGTTGTCAAGGGGATGGGGGAAAAAAAGCCGTGGAAATTGATTGTCTGATTGGCCATTAGACCATAAACTTGGTTATGAAAGTCATTTAGAAAATTCTTTTATGAAAAAAGTACTAGGTATAATTCTAGGCGGTGGCGCAGGCACGAGGCTTTATCCCCTGACAAAACTGCGGGCAAAACCGGCTGTGCCCCTAGCGGGGAAATACCGTCTTATTGATATTCCTATTAGTAATTGTATCAACTCCGGCATACTAAAAATATACGTGCTGACCCAGTTTAACTCGGCGTCGTTAAACCGTCACATCAGTCGCACCTACAACCTTTCGGGTTTCACCGATGGGTTTGTGGAAGTTTTGGCGGCACAACAAACCAAGGAGAATCCGGATTGGTTTCAGGGTACTGCAGATGCAGTACGGCAGTATTTATGGCTATTTGAGGAATGGGATGTAGATGAGTATCTTATCCTATCTGGAGACCACCTTTACCGGATGGACTACAGTCTGTTTGTACAACATCACCGGGATACTAATGCCGATATTACCATCTCGGTGGTGCCGGTGGAACAGGAGAAGGCTTCTGCTTTTGGTTTAGTAAAGATTGATAATACGGGGAGAATAATTAGTTTCAGTGAGAAGCCGCAGGGAGAAGCCTTGAAACAGATGGCAGTGGATACTACCATTTTAGGACTGGAGCCGGAAGAGGCAAAGAAAAAGCCCTATATTGCCTCTATGGGGATTTATGTGTTTAAGAAACGAGTTTTGGAAAAGCTGTTAAAGGAGAATCCCCAACACACTGACTTTGGCAAAGAGGTGATTCCCGAGGCGGCTGCCCAAAATTACCGCCTCCAGGCTTACCTATTTAGGGGTTATTGGGAGGATATTGGGACTATTAAAGCATTTTATGAAGCGAATTTGGCCTTAACTAAGCAACCCCAGCCTCCCTTTAGCTTCTATGACGAAAAAGCGCCCATTTACACTCGCTCTCGTTACCTTCCCCCCAGTAAACTCTTAAATGCCACCATCACCGAATCTATTATCAGTGACGGTTGTATTCTCAAGGAATGTCGGATTCACCATTCCGTTTTAGGCGTCCGCACACGTATAGAACATGGTTGTATTATAGAGGATTCTCTGATAATGGGGGCAGATTATTATGAATCGGCAGAGGATAGACAGAAAAAGTTAGAATCGGGGGGCATACCTATAGGGATCGGGGCCAATTCTACCATTAGAAGGGCAATTATAGACAAAAATGCCCGGATAGGTCAGAATGTGATTATCACCAACAAGGAGCGGGTAGAGGAATCCAATCGAGAAGATGAGGGTTTCTATATCCGCAATGGCATCGTGGTAGTGATTAAGAATGCGGTAATCCCAGACAACACTGTAATCTAATCTAGTCCCATTCAATCCAATAGTAGTTTTATTCCCCTTCCCCTTGGGGGGGGTTATTTTGCCGCCACTGTTTCTGGATTTCCTCTATGGTGAAAATGCTTTCAAAGGCTAATCCCCGAGATTGGTACAGTTGTGCCCCACCCGCCTGACGATCTACAATGGCTATTATCTTGTTTACCCTATAACCCGCCTCTTGGAGTCTTGTCACTGCTAACATGGCTGAATTGCCTGTGGTAACTACATCCTCCAATACAGTGACTATTGTGCCCTGTGGTAAAACAGGACCCTCAATGTAGGATTTAGTACCATGTCCTTTAGCTTCTTTTCTTACAATTAAGGCAGGGATAGGTCTATTTTCGTAAGCAGAAACCACACTCACTGCTGTTACAATGGGATCGGCACCCAGTGTTAAACCGGCTACTGCCTGAGTTTCGGGTGACAGCATTCCTAGAATCAGTTTACCCACTAGAAATGCCCCCTCTGCCCTCAGAGTCACTTGTTTGCCGTTAAGATAGAAATGGCTTTTCTGTCCAGAAGATAGGGTGAATTCCCCCTCCTGGTAAGCGTATTTTACCAGCAAATCCAATAATTGTTGCTTTAGGGAAAGACTTTTATCCTCCATGGGCGAATCGGTTACAATTGAGGCAGTCTGATTTTAGCAGGGATTTAGCCATGTTATCAAAGTCTTTTTTTGCCAGAGTCGCCATGGGCTTGTTGACAGTTGTGGCCACTTTTGGTTTCCAAAAAGGGGCATACCCCTCCCCCCCAGAAGGGTCAACCACCAATCCCCTCTCTGTTGACCAGTTGATAACGAAATTGTACAATCACCACAGTGGGGATTTTTTTGAACAGAGTAGCATTGAGGGTCAGTTAAACAACATTTTCGGAGTTGGTGCCTTTCCTGAATTTCGAGGGTTTCCAGAGAAAAACACGGTGAGTGATGGCCGCCTGCTGTCCGTTGTGGTGCGCGACTACTTTAAACAACTACAGGACAATGGCCCCATCATCCGCACCCCCGATTTAGCCAATCCTTTCAACACTTCTCTTTTGGAGAATCCCGAATATTTGCGTTAGGGCATTGACAAGGTCAGGAAAGGCCCCATTCTATCTTGTGGAATAACTTAACATATAGTTTGAATTTTGGCAAGGGGGAAATTGGGGAATAAGTATCAGCAGGGATGGGACTCGTCTGGGGGGAGGGGCCGCGGGGTTTACAATAAACTCGTATTTTGGGGTAAAAGGGAGATATAAATTCTGAAAAGGGAAGACAGTGGTTAGAAAATGGCAACGACGAAGCAGGAGCACATGGATTTTGAGAGGGGGAAAAAGTTACTAGAAACTGGTAATTATGAAGGAGCGGTTAGGTTTTTTCAAAAACTGGCAGAGGAAAATGACAATGACAGTTTAATTATCTTTTATTTGGGGTTATCCTACTTTTTGTTAGGGGAGAAGGAGACTGCCAATTCCCTGTGGATGTCTGTATTGTTAGCATCTGAGGATTTTGACAGGGATTGTGATGTTTTGTTGGCCATTTTGAACGAACAGGGGGTAAGATTGTTACAGAGGAGGCAATGGCTATTGGCTTTGTCAGTCTACCTGCAGATAGCCGAATTAATAGCAGAGGAGGAGAATCCTAAACCTGAATGGGGGGTTTACTATTATAATCTAGCCTACAATTACGAGCGTTTAGGGAATATTAACAGTGCCATCCTATTCTACCAGAAGTCTATTGATATTAACCCTAATTTAATTGACGCCTATAACAATCTGGGCAATATTTACTTTTCCCTAAACCAGTTGGAAGATGCAGAATCAATTTACAGACGGGCTATACAAGTCAACCCCTATCATTCTGGCAGTCGTTTCAATCTTTTGTTAACCCTTAAACATATGGGGAGAAACCAGGAGGCTGTCCAGTTGGCAGAAGAGACATCTCAATTGTTTCCTGACGATTTTATCTGGCATTTACAGAGACATCTATATTTGCCCATTATTTATACCACTACTGAGGAGATAAGCTATTATAGAAATCGTTTTAGTGAGGGGTTGGACTATCTAATTAACAGCCTAAATCTTGCCACTGAGGAGAGAAAAAGAAATGCCCTTCAGGCTATATGCAATCACACTAATTTCTACCTGGCATATCAGGGGTTTAATGATGTAGATTTGCAGAAAAAGTATGGTAAGCTGGTGACAACAATCACTAGGGCTAACTATCCAAAATGGTTTGAGAAAAGAAATCCGGCGGCGGGGGGAAAAATTAGACTGGGATTTGTTACTGGCGCGAGTTCGAATAGAGCCAAATGGTTGTTGAAATGGATAGAAAATCTGGATAAAAGTACCTTCGATATTTATATTTACACAATAGAGGAAGTAAGTCAAGATATGGCAGAAAAATTCACTAGAGTTGCCGACTGCTATTATTGTATTCCCGAGGATTTAGAAAAAGTATGTCAAAGAATTTATGAGGATAAACTAGACATTCTGACCTATGCAGAAATAGGCATGTTACCCCAGACTATAGTGATGGGTAGTATGCGTTTGGCACCAATCCAATGTGCCACAATAGGACACCCCCTCACCACCGGTCTAGAGAATATAGATTATTACATATCAAGGGAGTTAATGGAGGCAGAAAATGCCCAGTATCATTACAGTGAAAAACTAATTCTTCTCCCCAATATTGGCATGGTATTAGAGAAGCCAAATATACCCAACTTTAGCAAGTCTAGGAAAGATTTCAATCTGGAGGAAGATAGAGTAGTTTACCTATGCAGTCAAATGTTGTTTAAATACCTGCCACAACACGATTATATATTCCCCGCCATAGCCTCCCAGGTAGCCAATGCCCAATTTGTATTCTTAGAAACATACCCAGGTCTCACGGAGATTTTCAAAAAAAGACTAGAGAAAGCCTTTTGTGATTATAAGTTAAACTGGGCTGAATACTGTGTGTTTTTGCCATTTTTACCGTCAGGGGATTATTTGCAACTAAATCTTTTATGCGATGTGTTTTTGGACAGTATAGCATGGTCGGGGGACAATACCACTAGGGAAGCAATTGCCTGCGGCTTGCCGGTGGTGACACTACCAGGGGAGTTTATGCGAAGTCGTCACAGTTATGGCATTTTAAAGCAGATAGGAGTAACAGAAACCATTGCCTCATCTTTGCCGGAGTATATTGAGATAGCGGCGAAACTGGGAAAAGATAAACAGTGGCGGCAGGAGGTAAAACAGAAAATCATTCAAAATCATCATCGTCTTTACAACGACTTGGAATGTGTTAAAGCCTTAGCGGAATTTTACCGACAAGCTAGGTTTTACCCCCGCCGGGTGAGGGATGAAGATGAATAAGGAAGCTAATGAATCAGACAATGGCAATCACTGTGGCATGGGTTTGGAAACAACACAGACAATAAAATTTACTTTCCTTAATCAGAAAGGGGATAATGACCTGGCAGGCATAATTTTTTAAAAACAGTTGACTTTGAGGGCAAAAATTAAGTCAGAGGATAAACCTCCTCGGGGATATTTTTAAAAAGGAAATAACTAATGACAGTGAAAATCACCCCCGACATATAATGGCTTAGAAATAAAATAAAATACAATAGTGTTTTCAACAGAAAAAATTCCGGAGAGAACATGAATCAGACGGTGGTATTCAGCCTAGTAGATATTCTAAACAAAACAGAAAACAAAATTGATAAACTCTCCCAGAGAGTGAGAATAATAGATGACAAAATCGCAAACCT
This window encodes:
- a CDS encoding orotate phosphoribosyltransferase, with protein sequence MEDKSLSLKQQLLDLLVKYAYQEGEFTLSSGQKSHFYLNGKQVTLRAEGAFLVGKLILGMLSPETQAVAGLTLGADPIVTAVSVVSAYENRPIPALIVRKEAKGHGTKSYIEGPVLPQGTIVTVLEDVVTTGNSAMLAVTRLQEAGYRVNKIIAIVDRQAGGAQLYQSRGLAFESIFTIEEIQKQWRQNNPPQGEGE
- a CDS encoding glucose-1-phosphate adenylyltransferase; translation: MKKVLGIILGGGAGTRLYPLTKLRAKPAVPLAGKYRLIDIPISNCINSGILKIYVLTQFNSASLNRHISRTYNLSGFTDGFVEVLAAQQTKENPDWFQGTADAVRQYLWLFEEWDVDEYLILSGDHLYRMDYSLFVQHHRDTNADITISVVPVEQEKASAFGLVKIDNTGRIISFSEKPQGEALKQMAVDTTILGLEPEEAKKKPYIASMGIYVFKKRVLEKLLKENPQHTDFGKEVIPEAAAQNYRLQAYLFRGYWEDIGTIKAFYEANLALTKQPQPPFSFYDEKAPIYTRSRYLPPSKLLNATITESIISDGCILKECRIHHSVLGVRTRIEHGCIIEDSLIMGADYYESAEDRQKKLESGGIPIGIGANSTIRRAIIDKNARIGQNVIITNKERVEESNREDEGFYIRNGIVVVIKNAVIPDNTVI
- a CDS encoding type IV pilin-like G/H family protein, with translation MTGYWLLPRLCQWMGNGKEKGFTLVELLVTTIIIGILAAIGMQNYIYQVGRARETEAKNNLGAIARGQQAYHWEHGEFADDVSKLGISIPEKYYQINTTWQNDYVKHQAQAVNPEKDQVRNYAIGVYHNSGSYAISLCQSLDVNGSVNVGDTPDADCVGPNTIKIK
- a CDS encoding tetratricopeptide repeat protein, whose translation is MATTKQEHMDFERGKKLLETGNYEGAVRFFQKLAEENDNDSLIIFYLGLSYFLLGEKETANSLWMSVLLASEDFDRDCDVLLAILNEQGVRLLQRRQWLLALSVYLQIAELIAEEENPKPEWGVYYYNLAYNYERLGNINSAILFYQKSIDINPNLIDAYNNLGNIYFSLNQLEDAESIYRRAIQVNPYHSGSRFNLLLTLKHMGRNQEAVQLAEETSQLFPDDFIWHLQRHLYLPIIYTTTEEISYYRNRFSEGLDYLINSLNLATEERKRNALQAICNHTNFYLAYQGFNDVDLQKKYGKLVTTITRANYPKWFEKRNPAAGGKIRLGFVTGASSNRAKWLLKWIENLDKSTFDIYIYTIEEVSQDMAEKFTRVADCYYCIPEDLEKVCQRIYEDKLDILTYAEIGMLPQTIVMGSMRLAPIQCATIGHPLTTGLENIDYYISRELMEAENAQYHYSEKLILLPNIGMVLEKPNIPNFSKSRKDFNLEEDRVVYLCSQMLFKYLPQHDYIFPAIASQVANAQFVFLETYPGLTEIFKKRLEKAFCDYKLNWAEYCVFLPFLPSGDYLQLNLLCDVFLDSIAWSGDNTTREAIACGLPVVTLPGEFMRSRHSYGILKQIGVTETIASSLPEYIEIAAKLGKDKQWRQEVKQKIIQNHHRLYNDLECVKALAEFYRQARFYPRRVRDEDE